The DNA segment gttgcataaacttttctgTTCGGAAATAATTACACACTTGTTCCACATGCATGGGTTGACCTTGCTTATGTTGCAGGTATTAATGTTCGCATCTTAATGTGATCATCAAGGATGCCACCTGCTCCTTTCTCTAGCTGTGACTACATAGGTGTTTGATATCTGTAGGTCCGACACTTGCCCAGTAATCGTTCCGTTACCTTATATGTAGGCGAATAAAGTCCATCCGTCTGGTAACTGTGTACCAATGGTTGCATTGTCATAAATATACaccttgttttattttattttgatctcCTTATCTTTGCCACCATCTAATGGTAGTGTGCTGGTAGACTGCTTCATAAAATTTTGATTCTATATTATGCTTAGAGAGAATCATGCTAGTCGGAAGAATTTGTCCGACAGAATTGTCAAGGATAAAACATTTGAAACACTCCATCTGTCTCCATTAAAGTAATTATATTAGTGGTGGTGGTTCTGATGATTTGGTAATATCACAATCCTCCTGTGTGATTGAATAGGTTACTTGTATGCTCATCACATTTTGCCTTAACTTTCATGGTTCAATCACAATCATGTTTTTCTAGTAAGAACTATTGTTAGGATCTCATTGCAAGTTCCCTAAGAAACATGCTGGTCCAATCAAAATCTGTAGATCTTTGGAGCAGGTACATCAGATATATGGTGAGAAAAAGGTAAAACATGTATGGCCAATGGGAAGCTCGTGCCATTCACTGGCCAAAGCAGGTTTACTTCCGTACCATCGAGACTTGCCCTTTACTATTTACATTGTATTTTATTCGAGATATTAGATCCATATTCGTGGATAGTGGCATGGTCGAACGTGACAAGCGTTCTTCCTTGTATTCGTGCAGTCATGCTTTGGAGCTTAGAACATTGGTATCTGTTTGAATGATGCCATAGGGATAATCCAGCGGATATCCTCCTTTTTCGTCAACATATTAGATTGCAGAAATGTAATAAACTATATATGCTGATGATGATAATTGTTAGGTTAAGTCAACTTTGCATGTGTCTCTTAATTTTGTTTGCAGACAACGTGAACTTACACCTGATAATGCAGCAACCATTAAACAAAATATAATTGTGACAGGCTTTTGGATATCGACTTGACCAAACTGATCACTGTGTTGACCGGATTAGGCCGACACGTAATCCGATCTGATCCACACAAGCCCGAGAATAATTTGCCCAGTTTTACGACCTTGAGAACAGCATGGTGATATCCTTATTTTTGGGTCATTTACCGGTCCATCTCTTGAATCCTTCTTCTGCTCGCCATCGTTGTCAGCCATCGCCTTATCCATTTCATTTCTGCACGCAGCTGCTGTCTTCTATCCAATGATAAGCTCTTCTTTGGGATGGGACCCACCGATGCAAAGCCATCTCCATGTCTCCGCGAATCCCCCCCCTTGGCGTGGTACATGACAATTCAATCAATGCATGCACGTTGGACATCGCTGGTGGGTTGGCGTTGGATAATCTCTACACCTCATCCCTCACCCACCCCGATGCTCGAAGCTCTAAGAGAACAAGCAAGAAATAGAAGAGAAAAGACTTCGTGGAGGCGCGTATAAATATGCTCGCAACTCCTTGGAACTACCAAACTTGCCCGCCTCCCTCGATCTCTTCCGACCTCCTGAGGCCTGACCATGGCTTGCATCGCCTTCGGCCGCTGCGATGACTCCTTCAGCGCCACCTCGCTCAAGGCCTACCTCGCCGAGTTCATCTCCACGCTCCTCTTCGTGTTCGCCGGCGTCGGCTCTGCCATAGCTTACGGTGAGTCTTTCTTTCATATATCCCCTGTGtgcgtacatatgtatatacatatatatagtctCATGGCGGTGAATGGTTGTGGTGCCATTGCAGGCAAGTTGACGTCGGGCGCGGCCCTCGACGCGGCGGGGCTCGTGGCGGTGGCCCTCTGTCACGGGCTCGCCCTCTTCGTCGCCGTCGCGATCGCCGCCAATATCTCCGGCGGCCACGTGAACCCGGCGGTCACCTTCGGATTGGCTCTCGGGGGGCAGATCACCATCCTCACCGGACTCCTCTACTGGGTCGCGCAGTTGCTCGGCGCAGTCGTCGGCGCGTTCCTCCTCAAGTTCGCTACCGGACTCGTAAGACCGACCGACTGCTGTACTGCATGTCTCTCCTGCGTGAGGTGATGGGCCTCGGTTGAGGCCAATATGAGCCCATTATGAACTAAATCCTTCGCTGTTGGGCCTCGCAGGACACGCCAACCCATAGTTTGGGAGTGGGAGCCGTGGAGGGAGTGGTGATGGAGATCATCATCACCTTCGCACTCGTGTACACGGTGTACGCCACCGCCGTCGACCCAAAGAGGGGCTCCCTCGGCACGGTCGCCCCCATCGCCATCGGCCTTATCGTCGGAGCCAACATCCTCGCCGCCGGCCCCTTCTCCGGCGGCTCCATGAACCCCGCGCGCTCCTTCGGGCCGGCAGTGGCGAGCGGCGACTTCGCCGACCTGTGGGTTTACTGGGTCGGTCCACTTATTGGTGGTGGGCTGGCTGGGCTTGTCTACACCTATGCCTACATGTGCACCGACCACACTCCGCTCCCCCAGTAAAATTGTTTCTTCACAGAACATTAGCATAAAGACCTGTCAGTGTGATGTCACAAAAGTGTGGGGAGCAGtccatctttgttggtttgtgaTTTGGGGCAAAGGTGTGGGTGTTGGTGTTGCTTGCATTGTTGTCACTGTTGTGTGGGATTATGAAgccttttttgtattttattgttCATGTCAATAGATTCACTCTTCCTCTTTGGATCAAATAATATAAGCTCAAGCATGCAAATCATTTTCTCACAACTACAAATCATGAAAGATGGTATGAATATGTTCAACAAATGCCAAGGAGAGATAAGGGAAGACCCAACGAAtatttaatgaaaataataaaatgacAAGATCACTAAAGAAATATAGATTTGTTAGAGACTGTCCCAAGATTAGGATTAAGGTCTCTCTGCTATTGTAGCAATGGCCTTATGACCATTGCCGCTGGAACATGGGAACCTAAAACGTGCAATTATGCACTCATAGCTTATATCCACAAAGCTCAACATCGACACATAATGCCGAAAGAAAGACACTAATAGTAGAGCACAGCAACAACAGATCAAACAAGATATGGAATTTTTCTCCTCGTGTATTGACCCCGACAGATATTGCTCGATACAAGAAAATATACCTTTAACATGTCGTATACACCAAATGATGTTTGAGGAAAAGGATCACTGGGTGACATCAGTATACCAACAACAACAATCAAAAAAGTAAATTACTATCAAAATACAACTGATTTTTGTTATTCAAAAATAGGCTCCCAGTGACAAGGGAAGCAAAGTCTAAAGTAATTCTATAAGTGGCAACTGAAGAAGCAATCATGGACTAACAGGTCGAAACAAGGGGGCCATGAATGGTAATTTCTGTTGCCTTCATGGATTCGACTCCTTGCCCCACATTTTCATCTTCGGGATCCAACAAAGAAACATGAAAAGAAGCCTGCAAGGCAATGTAGCAGGGAAAGATCAGCATGGTAACAGGAGTGTGTATAGACACTAAGATTCATGCTTCCACATACTATACTACTTGCCAAATAACACTCATCCATCGTCACACAAGGCCGTAGAAACCTGAGTATAACAcaacataattttatatcaatcaTCAAGATAATAATAAGATCCTGCAGATTTCTGTTCCCGATCTTTGGTAGAATCCAACTTGTTTATCCTGGGCCTGTAATTAGTTGGATCTCGTCTGAAAGTGATATCAAGATGCTGCAAAGAAGACAAACACAACATTCATTCTTCTTCAGCAAAAGAGGATTAATTAAGAGAGAGAAACAAAGAAATACAAAAAACATTGAAGATGCTGTGTTCAACAAGTGCCTTATTCGAAAACAATTATAGTAAGACCAAAATAATCTATTTTGTCCAACTCCGATATTTATGTTtggaaaaaaaataatcatattcgGGACTCCAGTGTCAGAATTAGCATTGCAACTATTACCTAACGTATATCAAATGACAAAAGAATCTGATATACGTTCCTACATTCCCACTTGGATACATCCTCCTTCAGGGATCAGACTATCACTAACAGCAGCAACAAAGGAAGAGTTAGTTCATCATGTTTCACAATTTTAGTTCAGAGTGGCCCCTAACTAACATCCCACTCCCACGAAAGCTGTACTTTCATCTTATTCACttttaaaatctctcaattcccAGATTCAACAAGATTAGTGTTTTCCAACAAAATACCACAAGTCTAAGAGTTTCAAAAACCATTACCTTATAAAAAGATGTCTCAAGGAAAAAAAGTCAGGGAAAATTATTAGAAATATGACCAGTAAACTGCATCTGAACCTAGCCCATTAAGATATATAGAAAAATATACACTTATTCGTTCTCTTTTTTTAAGAAGATGAAAGTAACAGATAAAAGTATTGCCACTTACAGATAAGAACAGGTTCATGCCAGATAAGatgacatataaaaaaaaatatacacttattcattctcttttcttaagaAGACGAAAGTAACAGATAACAGTTTTGCCACTTACAGATAAGAACAGGTTCATGCCGGATACCAAAGACTGAGGTGCATTAGCAATGCAATCCACAGAGGGCTTCCCCTCGTACACAATCACTTTATCAGCCAGGTAGGTCGCCATGATGAAATCATGTTCAACAACAAAGGCAGTTTTCTTCGCATGAAGGATAAATCTTTTTATCACCTTTGAGGCAACAATACGCTGCTCTGAATCTAGATAAGCACTTGGTTCATCTATCAGATAAATGTCTGCCGGCTGACCAAATAACATGAATCAGTATGACAAAACAGGATCAGAGATGGAAAATTCACCATCAAGAGCATTCCCAAAAGAGAAAAAAGCATTTGCATGTTAAGACACAAGACTTTTCACTAATCAGCAGATCACAACTAGGCAAAGATCGTTGGGAACTTAACAAAAAATCTACAGAAAATCTGGATGCaaccattaccaataatagaagcATCTATTTGCTTAGACATCAAGCAGCTGTCGCAGCACACAGTCCTAATCAACAAAAAGGACTATTCACATTATGGTCAGATGAAACGAAAAAAATCATCACTAAGTGAAATTCTTATGCAGGATCACTGAGATTCAACTTTTAATTATTCATAAGCTAATTGAGATCAATCAACAAAAAGGACTTTTCACATTATGGTCAGATGAAACGAAAAAAATCGTCACTAAGTGAAATTCTTATGCAGGATCACTGAGATTCAACTTTTAATTATTCATAAGCTTAGAACTCTTGCTACTCAATTGCAAGAACAAAACCACCTAGGTTACTTACATTTTACACAATATAATTTGTAGAGCAAATAAGCTATGGAAATACCAATAAGCTATGGAAATACCAACCTTCCCAAGACACAAACACAATGCTACCCGTTGCAGTTCTCCACCAGAAAGATTCACAACTTCTTGGTCCATTAATTGCTCAATTTGCAATGGTTTCATAACATCAGTCACAAATTGTGGATGCATatatgaatctcgaatttttaGATGCAGCAAGTGTCTCACTGTATATTGAaactttggactaattttctgagGCTTATATGAAACATTAAATTCAGGCATCTCAACATCAGAATCTTCCACCGTATCAGGCTTCAGCAATCCTGCCTGAAATTTGTCAAAGGCATAAATCAGATAATCAAAATGAAATTCAGGTTGACAGCCATCTTAGGATAGATTTTTCAATAAAATAAATGTGTACATCCTAGTCAGTACCCCTCACTGGATTGGGAATGGATGTATTTAAACACAATAATTGATATCTAGTCTCAACGGAAATGGATGGTCAAGATAACTAGGCATGCAAGAAAGAAAACAGAAATAAAAGGTTGTTACCAGCATTCTAATAAATGTTGTCTTCCCGGTCCCATTCTCACCCAGCATTACAATGATTTGAGAatcagtaaattcaccctctatcACTTTAAGCTTGAAATTCCCTTGGGTTTTACTCATAGTCGGATATCTATAGCGTTGATAAGTCTGAATCTCCTCAGCACTTTCTTGAGGAGTCTCAGCAACCTGTAAAATCCAACAATATAAGAtaacaatagaaaaatatttcagCAGATGTCTACAAGAACATGAGGTCCTACCTTAAACATAAGTGACTCATCTCGAAACCGCAAATTTTCTGTAGGAACAAAACCAGCCAAAAAAATGTTTATTCCTTCACGTACAGAGAAAGGCAATGTAACAACTCCATAAGCTCCTGGCTTCCCATATAAGCAACAAATGAAATCGGACAAATAGTCCAGTACACTGAGGTCATGCTCCACAACAATCACATAGCTGAGCAAGGAGAAATGAGAGTGTACAAGATGTTAAACACCCCACAGAAATAAAAACAGCTTACTGAATCGGGAGATCGAAATACCTGTTAGGTCTGAGCAGGGAACGGACAACTTGTGCTGCTTTGAGCCGCTGTTTCACATCAAGATAACTTGACGGTTCATCGAACATATAAATCTCTGCATTTTGTATAGCAACCACAGCAATAGCAAATCTTTGCAACTCTCCACCAGATAAATCCCCCACATTTCGATCAATAACTTGATTTAATTCTAAGTCAGCACATAGTTGTGCCTTCTTCTCCCTCTCATCCTTTTGGTCAAGCACCTGTCCCACATTCCCTTGAACAGCTTTTGGAATGTGATCAACATACTGTGGCTTGATGATTGCCTGAATTATACTAGAAAGTTAGCAAAAATATGAAAAGGAAGGTGAGGAATCCTATGACATTAACCATAATGACAAAGTGATACAACACAAATATCACTACAGCTACCATTGCCGAAATAATGTCATACCAATAGGTACGACTTATGAGACAATTTTGTGTAAGCAAAACCAATATGCAGACTTGTTCCTTCCCTGTTTATTTTGAAACTtgcaaaattaatttaatatatcCGGATGAGGCTATGAACGATTACAACCAATCTGCACCTCAAATATTCAGATGCCCGTAAGCCCCATGATTTAAGAAAAATGAATAGAACAAGGATTACATACAGCATCTCATTTAACTTTGAACCCCCACTCATTGTGTATGACTGATACCAGTATTCATTTTGATTCACATCATGGATGCTTATATGCCAAGCACACCACCAAGTAGCCCcctatatttatctttttttctatATACCAGTCTAAAAAGACACCACATCTAAATATATTTTCACAACtttaatcatgatttaaaaacaaATAATAAGAACAATATGTTCCTCCATATGTCATGATAATTGTCCATCAATTACAAATTAGTATTTATATATACTATTGGATCAAGGATATTTCTACATGGCTCAAGCACATATAAATAGCTACATACAAGGAAATAAACTGAAAACAGTACAAAGACAttaaaagttttaatacaagatAAAGGCTGCATCATGCAGATCAAACTACAACTGATAAATAAGTTCAACAGTTGCAAACAGCAAACATTTGATAGAAAATCATCAGAGATATAAGAAACATAACCCAATTTAGTTTCTTTGCAAACCAAAATGTAACAAGATTATCTTCCATATGATCATTATTCTAGCCATGGTCCAAGAGTAAAAGTTCTCAAAACAGATATAATGGTCAGATCATGTCTCAACAagaaatggaaaagaaaaaaatggaaGCAACCATCTGAAAGAGTTATGACTGGAATCATGATTGAAGTTCTGCTACCACAGCAAGCtacaattaaagaaacaaaagcaGAATATTTGCATTAAAAAGAAAGTGTACAACATATATTAATTCAAAAACACACTTCTAACCACCTTTAGATTGTCCTCCAGTATACGAGTAAAATAATTCTGAAGCTCAGAGCCACGGAAATATGTCAAGATCTCCTGCCAATCAGGAGGATTCTGCAAagagaaaaagtttttcagaaacAACAGGCAGCATAGTTCAGAAACAACTAGAGAAAAGATTCTTCATCAGGTATTACATTGAATCGACCCAAGTTGGGCTTTAACTTCCCGGCCAACACTTTAAGCGCAGTGGACTTTCCAATACCATTTGTACCAACCAGGCCCAGAACTTGTCCGGGTCTTGGAACTGGCAATCTGTATAAACAACATAATTTTAAAAACACTACATTTGGAGTGGGAGGGAAATCAAATAAGAATAGCATCTTTTCTGTTTTTTTCTTGCCAACCTGTGCAATTTAAATGTATTTGGTCCATAACGGTGAGTTGTATCTTTGTCCAAGTCCTTCGGTAGATTGATGATCTGAATGGCCTCAAATGGACATTTCTACAACCAAACAACAAATCCAGATAAAGATTAAGATGCTCAAAcacctaaaataaataataaaaaccaAAGAAAAGATATACCTTGACACATATACCACATCCAATGCATAACTCCTCAGAAATGAAAGCAAGTTTTGAGGCAGGGGTTACTTCTATGCAAAGCTTTCCTGTcaggagcaaaaaaaaaaaaaaccaatgtgACTCCCATGAAAATAGATGTTGGCAAAACAGTATGAAGGCTAAGTTATGAAAACATTGGTAATttacaataaaaaatgaaatggcAAGTGTGAGCAGCAACAATAGAACTGTTGAATTTGCATTGTTAGAAGACTAAATAGTTAGCCAGTGGGGACTTTGTGTGGAACTAGATACCAATACGACAAAATAGATGAAGGCATCTCATCTAATGATACTATTATTCAAATCAGTAACTTGTAGAAAatgttcttgcaatttacatggcTTACCGAATTCATGATCACTAGCTTTGTAATAAACAATTACAGAAGTCACTGGTCTACAAATGATAAATAAGAAACAAGTTTCACACTATTCAGCCCATTTATTGCATCCTAACACTGCACTGAGCAAGAAACCAGGAGGATAATCCTACAATTTCCTCCACTAATAACCTAAAGAAATCCATGAAGTTCTTGATCTGGCTTACACTGCTGCAACTTTACCCATTAAGGGAGGTTATCATAAGATCGACAAAGAAGACCAGACAAATAAATTACATATTGGTTAAGCCCCTTAAAAGCTAGAAGCTTCAGCAACTATAGCCAATGTTAAACTTGGTTCTTAAATGGAATCATGAAGGGCAATGGTCTAGAGATAAATTGGGAGCAAATGGTAAAACTTCCTTTCTATTATAACCTACCGGTTTCCGAAACAAGACTTACAAATGACACCACTGTGAAATAATTTTGGTTAGGCAACTGCATTCCGGCCAAAAAATTGGAAGGTGTGTAACATTTAACACGAAAAATAAAGGATTAAACAAATAAATAACCCTTCCTGAATCATAATTTAGTTCAGAACCTATTAAAAATCGGTAGTTAACTATCAGATTTCCGAACTTGAGGAACAGATTGCTTTATCTAGAGGCGGAAAAACGGATCGGAGTACCTGTTTTCACGACGGGGCAGCTCTTCTTGCACTCTTGGCGGCACTTCTTCGGCTTGCATCGGTCGGAGCTAACGATAGCGATACGGGTCAGCCGATCCGCCATGTTGGAGAGGACGAGAGCCTAGCGTCGACCCTGAATTGACCCCTAATCCATGAGAAAAGAAACGAGTTAAGAAATTATGGAGAACCACCGAATCCACGAACCCTGGCGCTACCAAAACCAAATATCGATGGAGACGGAAGAGAGGGGAAGGAATGGGAGACGCACCACCTCTTGCCGCCAGGCCTCGCAAAAGGAGGAATGAATCCCTAATCGAGGCATATAAACGGCGGAACGTCACGGGGGCGGAGAAGAAACGGATCTTTTGTGCCGGATCCGGATCCGGACTCGGCTCTCACAATCAAACCCGTTAAGAAAGCCcaggaaataaaaataaaaatatcgtagtatttatatttttttctattattttaaaatttattgttgTGGTGAATATAATTCAAAATACAAAATAGAAGGTTTTATTGAGTTTGCAGAGAGATCTAAAGaatttaaacaaaaaatataaatatataatgatgTCCCAAATTCTAAAGTAGTCCCACGTGCAATTGCAACACCCAATCTTGGCATGAAATTGCATCGTTATTAAATAACATTAGCAACAAATCCTCCTAAGCCATAAATTGTGTGAGATAAAGTCAACCTCATTTTACTTGATGACGTTTATCAAATAATCAATACGGCTTGGTTCGATCTCAAAAATATAAATTCATCTGAGGATCTTATGGAGAGTCACATGAGAGCGATCTAAGTGAGGGTAGACCTGATTGGTATGATCATGATGTTTTGCTTGTTTATCGAGGTGTATCTCGTATCGTTCCAAGGTGCACTTTAGTTTTGCTGAAGTGCCTACACAAGTGATCAGTAGTAAGGGGATGTTCTTGAGCTGACCCCCTCCAATGATTAAGTTAATAGAGAAATGAGAAATAGTTTAACTGTCTCATTTGAGCGTTTAAGATTAACTTTTATACTTGAGCCATCGATAACGTGAGGTTCGTGGCGAGTAGGAATGCCTCTTACATCATCCCGGGGTTTATTAATGTCTATGGTTGGTGGGCGCACCTCTCGATGGGTAGTATCATGGAAGGATGACAATGGATGTCTTGTTTGTTAGGGTTAGAGCCTGTTTAGGACAAACAAGAATGGCCCTGCGCTAGGCGTCTGAAAAGATAGGGAAGAAAAATTGGGCCATGCCATTTGGAATTAACGCCTTCTATTGCTAGGTGTGTGGGCCTTT comes from the Musa acuminata AAA Group cultivar baxijiao chromosome BXJ1-10, Cavendish_Baxijiao_AAA, whole genome shotgun sequence genome and includes:
- the LOC135596071 gene encoding probable aquaporin TIP2-2, with amino-acid sequence MACIAFGRCDDSFSATSLKAYLAEFISTLLFVFAGVGSAIAYGKLTSGAALDAAGLVAVALCHGLALFVAVAIAANISGGHVNPAVTFGLALGGQITILTGLLYWVAQLLGAVVGAFLLKFATGLDTPTHSLGVGAVEGVVMEIIITFALVYTVYATAVDPKRGSLGTVAPIAIGLIVGANILAAGPFSGGSMNPARSFGPAVASGDFADLWVYWVGPLIGGGLAGLVYTYAYMCTDHTPLPQ
- the LOC135596069 gene encoding ABC transporter E family member 2, translated to MADRLTRIAIVSSDRCKPKKCRQECKKSCPVVKTGKLCIEVTPASKLAFISEELCIGCGICVKKCPFEAIQIINLPKDLDKDTTHRYGPNTFKLHRLPVPRPGQVLGLVGTNGIGKSTALKVLAGKLKPNLGRFNNPPDWQEILTYFRGSELQNYFTRILEDNLKAIIKPQYVDHIPKAVQGNVGQVLDQKDEREKKAQLCADLELNQVIDRNVGDLSGGELQRFAIAVVAIQNAEIYMFDEPSSYLDVKQRLKAAQVVRSLLRPNSYVIVVEHDLSVLDYLSDFICCLYGKPGAYGVVTLPFSVREGINIFLAGFVPTENLRFRDESLMFKVAETPQESAEEIQTYQRYRYPTMSKTQGNFKLKVIEGEFTDSQIIVMLGENGTGKTTFIRMLAGLLKPDTVEDSDVEMPEFNVSYKPQKISPKFQYTVRHLLHLKIRDSYMHPQFVTDVMKPLQIEQLMDQEVVNLSGGELQRVALCLCLGKPADIYLIDEPSAYLDSEQRIVASKVIKRFILHAKKTAFVVEHDFIMATYLADKVIVYEGKPSVDCIANAPQSLVSGMNLFLSHLDITFRRDPTNYRPRINKLDSTKDREQKSAGSYYYLDD